taatcatgtgatcatttttctttgtttttaattttttttttataaacaaccatgattaaaaaatttaaacaacgATGATCAAAAAACCAATCAACAATACAAAAGTACTGAATTTCTATCTTTGTAATAAAGAGCTCTTGTTTTAAACTTCAAACTTTTATGAGAACTAGATGGGACAGAATAGTATCAAGCTTGTGTCTTCAGTTTGCTTCCTGGGAAGTGGAGTCTGGCAATGAGAGGCTTCGGTCCTCTCGTCCTGCGGTCGAACCCGCGTACACATACGAACCCTAcaaattttaatacattaaacatttcagaagaaaaaaaaaaaaaaaaaaaaacagaatgaaaTTGCTATAGgcttatacaaaataatttacctCTCCAGAAGCATTGCTGTATCTCGTAGGTAGATAAGCCTGAAAAAAAGTTAGGTCGAGTGGTTAGAACAAGTTCCTGGCTCTGATCAACAATAGCATCACATGTCCAACAATGAGAATGTTATTACCTTTGAATATCGAAGTTGTAGAGGTTCCGAAGTAGACCGTTTTCCTAGGTAAATCCCATATCAAATCCCTTGGGACATCGATTGGTTTTAGGCTGGATGCATGATCCGCAAACACCTGGTGTATATAGAATTCATCAGAGGTTAATcaatgcaaataattaaatgaacgAGTTAGATATATTGGAGTTCAAGTCCTCACTTCGTTAACTTGGAAGTAGGTCCCGTTCAAAGGGAAACTACCTCTCATCGCGGTTCTACACGGAATCTGCAAGAATTTAcagtattttatatatatgttgtagaAACATAAGAGTAGTTAGTAGCAAAAGGAGTTTGATGCAATTACTCACCAAGATTGTCCCTCTCACAGTCTGAGATTGTGCCTCCTTGATGCTCTTGCAGGAGAAACAATTCTCTTCATCACAAAGCTTACCATTTGCTTGGGATATACACTTACTTACAGCTGGTTTAATGGAATCAGCCGTCTCACCTGTTTAAAGCCACAACGATTAAGAAACCTTTTGTATCGATCTgatttcatgattaaaaaatttGCAGATCACTAAATAATTGCTAGATCACCTGGCGTCCAAATAGCAAGCAAGTACGAACATGGGTCATCAGGTTCCCTCTTCTCCAACTGTCACAAACACAAACAGCTCGTCAGATTTTAGATATTGACAGACTATAGCATGTGTTCTTCAGTCCTTGTCTAGATATTTGACATACCTCAGCTAGAAGAGGATGTGTGTCTGGCAGTTCATAACTGCAAGatacaggaaaagaaaacagaaccaaGTTATACATAAGTCAAGCTGAAATTTGTCTGCTTCCCAACCCACGAGTAAATATGCTTGGTTTGACACTTAACGATTTACTGTATCAAAGCTTTACTGTATCCGAATTTACTTTTGATTTCATTTCAACCTAAGAGACGATGAATAACAGAGAAAAATGGATACTTACACTTGATGTTCCGTCCTTAATCGGCTGATATTCTTCAGTTTTGGCATTGGGAGGGAAGCAGCTTCATCAGTAAGTGCAACTAAAGCGGTGGACATGTTTCCGACTTCTTTAATGTCttccattattttctttaagCTAATGGTAAACGCATCCGTGTTTAGTCTGATGGTAGGAATTTCTTCAGGATCCTCAAAAAAAGCATCTTCAATGTCAGCTTCAATGTCAGCTGATACTTGCTCTGGAGATGCTGGCTCATCGATTATGGGTTCACAAAACTTGAGGCTATTTGCAGTTTCTGAGTTTAATACTTTTGACCCTTGCTCGCTATGCAATGGTTCTGGCAGGTAGAGAGGCATAGGGTTTTTATCAGGAGTCCCCATACCTTTCTCTGTACCGGGTAAAGCAAGCCTTGCACTGAAAGAAAACCAAATGAAAAGTTACTCAATTTTATGTACCATTTCAGAGCTACTTTAGATACGGACCAGTTCTCATTTAAAGGGTTATATTTGAATAAGGGGTATTTCATAATAATACTAAAGTTTAAGAGAGAACCTGTTTCAATACCTTGCAAAAGCACTTGCAAAGTGCTTGCATTCTCCTCTCATAGGACATGCATTGCAGTTTGGTTTTGTCTTTGTGCAAAATACCTGAAACAGTTATTAATTAGATTAATAGAATCTCATCATCTTAGATATGTGTATATGAGTAATTCATTAATGTATACCTTTCCAAATGTGATCATCTGATAGTGCAGTTCATATCTGTAAAAATATAGGATGAGGCATTAGAATGAGGCATGAACGAGTGTATTAGAATGAGGCATGAAAAAAATAAGTCAGTGTCCTTACAGTGTTTTTATATCGAATTTGCATAGACGGGGCCAGAGATACTTCTGAACAGAGTCAAGAACAGGATACCTGGACAAAACAAACCCCAGTTATTTAAGTGAGAAATTTAAATTTCCAAGTAGGATCATTTGTAGAGTGCTTACATTTCTAGAAGATGCAGCTGCAGTGATTCTGGGAGCGGTTGAAGGGGCACCCATCCAAGTCTAACGGCTATGCGCCCAACATTTGTATCAACCTGTCAATAACTTAAAGATCATGCATCATAAAATTCACTAGAGggacaacaagaaaaaaactgatCCTGACTTACGGGAAAAGCAAGTTGATGTAGCGTAAGAAGCCGCACACATTCCGTGCTTTTGAGCCCCAGACCATTGATGCTCATAAGATATTCTCTGCACATATACAATGCAACTGAATCACTAAAACTCTCTAATTAAGTAGTCATTTTCCTATATTGTGATAAATAACGAGAAAATAATATACTTCAGTCTTTCAAACTTACTTTCCTTTATCCGGTTGAACATCTCTCAACCATTCTAGATCGATACTTCCATGATCTTTGACCAGTCGATCAAGGAAGCTCTGCATTATTAATCATGTTCAAACTCAAATGGTTATCTAGAATGTTCAGACTcatatttaactaaaaaaaaaaaaaaaaaaaaactgtaccTGTATCCTTTCTGCAAGTAGGTGGTGCAGACCACGTTTCTTTATTACTTCAGCAACTTCATTGACATCTGCTCTTCTTACGGCCTCCCAGTCTACAGTGTCCATACTTGTTgctgttttttctcttttggctgTTCTATCTTCTGTCTCTCTTCTTAAGATATCCCAATCAAAAgactttttcttctccttcacactGCTTGAAACCCCAACTTCTTGCCTTGAATTGTCAGACTGACTCTTTTGATTGGAATCTTCTTGTGAGCCTTGTAGGCCCCGTAGGAGCTTCAGATAGGAAGTATGATACTCTCCTTCTAAGCTGATCTCTGAGCTTTGATCGGGTGGGCTTGACATCGACTCCTCTGAGTCCAAGTGAGTTATTTGAATAGAAGTCGAGCTTGTTCCAACGTCAAAATTACTGCTGGGTACTGAAGTCACGGGAAAGTGTGCAGCAAGTGACATGAAAGCAGAActagaaggaaaataaaaaattagacaaagaTGTTAGTTTTTtgacttgttgttgtcttgGATTTAGTTTTAAGATAGAACTATGTAGGAGATTATACCTTGAAAGATGGTCAGAGACGCTCTGGGTGAGAAAGACTCCTACAACGGAATCAACAACTGATCCCTTCCAAGGCGTAAAACGTCTATCCCCTGTTAGAAAACCGAAAACCATAACAAGAAGTTAAATGAACCATACAAGTTAGATCAAATACTAATTGAAACCATGTGGTTAGAACAAAAGGACAAGTGTAGTGTATAACCTTGTACAAGATGCATTCGTGCTATAAATGCCTCTGCTCGTCCTCGAAACACTTTACGTTCTTCCTCCCAATATTTGGCCCCATCAGTTCCGTCGCTATTAATATCCTCCAACAGCAGTTTCCACACTCTCTCTGTCTCATCGTCTAAGTCAACCTTTGGTAGTGGGCGCCGTTTTTTAACAGGAGTTGAAGGCACAATTTCTCCAGTGCCACCGCCAAAGACTACAATCTGGTTGGTTTGTGATTTCACACACTTAGTGATTCGCTTCTTTTTTCTCACGGTCACCCGTGTATCAACAACAATCTTCTTATCCTTCTGCTGTGGTTTGCAGGTTGGTTTTTCTACTTGTCGTCTTCTCTTTGCAGTTTGTGTAATCGAAACATCAACATGGCGGCTGCGCTTTCTCTTGGGCACCGGAAGAAGCCAACCTTTTGATTCTTGACTCACTAACAGTTTCTGAAAAACAGCGGTCTGACCTGCTTGTTCTGTGTCGGGGTTGGAACGGTTTTCTCCGTGTTCCAGTTCAAAATGTAAGGGTCGTCTCGCATGAGTTGAGGTATCTACAGCTGATGAATCAACTTTTTTCCTCCGCACATATGTCCTGAGTGTCCTGATCGGTGGTTTGCTTTCTTCAGAATCAGCAACAACTTCATCAACATTGTCACTCGGACTCTCCACTGATTCATTCTTTTTTCTCATCAACAATTCCCTGTCTCCTACAGCTGCCGGAGTAGATTGATCCTCAACCTTCTTCCTCCGCACATACGTCCTAATCATCGGTGGTTTGCTTTCTTGAGAATCAGCAACAACAGGTTTCTTAGGAGTTCGTGGTTTAGGTGCTCTTCTTACGGCATTGGTCGATGCCTCTTCCTCATGGATCTTCTTCTTGGGTTTAAGAACCTTTGGTCGATGTTTTTTCTTCGTCTTTGGTGTCTTGATGATATGTTCATCTTCAGCAACTGATCTCCGACTCTCCGTGTCTCCTACATTGACAATGAAGTTTTTCTCAGTCCAAAATAAGATAGAATCAAAACCTTTCAAAGCAAATCTCATTTTCTAATCACACCAGAATCAAAAGCCCTCTTACCTGTACGTTCTGGGATCTGACCGGAGAAACAGAGTGATTCAGTGTCCTTGTTCCCAACAAATCTCCTGCATATGCATCACATCCATAAGCAAATAACCAAAAAGACGATTCTTTGAAATTTCTCTacttaaaaaccaaaaagctCTTACCTTTTCCCCAAATGTTTACCATGAGCTTCCTCCTCCACAGTATTTGAGCCGATCGGAGCAGTCTGCTTCATCGGCGTCTCAGGAATCCATggatcttcttctctcatttgagaaaaagttgtaactttcaattttttccaCTGCAGACCAATATTAGAAATTTCTTAGACTTAGAAAACGATTAAATccatttgagagagagagagagagatctttaaAAGTCATTGATTTTAAGCGTGTAGCGACATGAACGATTTACATGAAAGATGACTCTTTTTTTATGATCGCAACAAATTGTTTTATGTAagtaacaaaaaccaaaaagtcaTAGTAAGAAATCATACCAGTAGGATCGATGGAGGAGATAAGAGAGAAATTTGTTTCGGTGGTAGCTTTGAGAGGATGAAGATCACCGAGAACCGATCCTTCGTTCTACTCTCTTGGAAACGATCAAGTATAAAGAGCTAAGGTGGACAAGTAatacagagaaaaaaaggaaaagcttTTTAGCGTGTGTAACATGTGACTTTGTTTGTTGTGATGACTTCgttcttattttttcttagcCGTTTGTTTATGCAGCGCCCGAAAATCCGTTTGATTGacagaaaatattttaatagatttttatttaaaaataataatttgtatctCTTAGACcatttgttattattgttttttctgtcattttttttccgtttttctTTTCGTCTAcagataaattatataatttaaatatatatacactaagtataattttgattttgttttcggGAAAATGATTTGAAACTTGGTTCTAAAATTATCAATGATCTTTTTAggggtttgtttcttcttatgttttcgTAGCCGTTTGTTTATGTAGCACGCAAAAATCCGTTTttctgtcatttttttttctcaatttttcttCTCGTCTAcagataaattatataatttaaatatatatattttaaataattttacgtCTTATAAGAATTAGATaagtatgattttgattttgttttcagaaaaatgatttgaaacttgcttctaaatttattattgatttttaaaaactttgttgtTACAAGACTGTATATTTGTAATGTTGATCGAAAATATGCTATTCTaacaatattttctatttttttcatgtgttcAAAAAGTTTAATTCGAGATTACAAAACTTATATGATTCGTTCtagaattataatttttcaacGATATGGGAATAGATTGTAGGTGAAGAATCAAGCTGAATTATACGAGGAATCACTTCTATTTTTTTGCTACTTATAAACATAATCACTTTTCTTTACTGTCAaacatcaagaaaaaaataacaaatttattcaaaaaaaaatttgcaggtGGAAGAAAATCATGATGTTGGTGTAATAGTACTAGTAATTACCTTGTAGACTTGGgataaaatcaacaaacaaatgcTATTCCTAAAGAATCACGTGATCTCCACCCTTGTTCCACGTCACCAATCCCtgcaaaacataaacacaaTATAGACGCAGTTACATATTTCAGCTTTTGATTAGTGTAAAAACAGATTGGGAGGAATTATTTTGTTACACCGCCAACAAGAATTCCACCAAGGGCATTGTTTATTACCGACAGTCACAGTGTTTATGTACAAACAATCAGAATTTACAGTTTTCTATCAACAAAATCGttataggaaaaaaagagagatcatTAGTTACCAGTGTTAAAGCAGTCCAACCATATGAAACTTTTCATCGCTTCACCATCTTTTAAATTAAGGTACTTTACTAACAAGCAGAGCCAGAGGCTTCCAACAATTGACATCTCAACCGTCGTTAAGTATGATGTCTTCTTGACCTGTAACAGCGAGACAGTGGGGCTATGTCTAAAATTGAACTACAGATTTTTCTATTGGACTGTGACATTTTAAATGATGACTGACCTGACCTGACCTGAGAAGCACATTTGACATAGAGATGAGGCTGAACCCGAGGGCACTGAGGCTAACCAAGTCCGGGATAATCCCATATAAAAGAGCACTTGATCTGAATTACTGGCATTAATTTGAACCTTTGTTAGAGCCTTCACCAAAAACTTAGTAGGAGACTGCTGCCACGATCTCCAATAAACCACAAAGCTCATAATTGTTGAACTGATTGCTTCTGCCTACAATATATGTCAAATAGAATGGAGATGATGAGTTAAAACATATTTGactttagaaaatataaacaacACCATGTCTGAAATATGATCGAGCTACTATGAAAAATTCATCACTATCTCCTTAAACCACTAAAAGCTATCAAACAGAAATAAACACAAGCAAACATCTTAGAGAAGCGTTTTATCATCTTTTTGAAAACAAGGAAAGAACAAATCGGATCAGATCAAACAGTTGCCGCCTTATCGCCTTTGAAAAAGATTCCTACTGCCATGGAGGAGATTTACAGAAGCTTAGAGAAGCAGCAACCAAGCAAAAATGTTATTCAGGTAATCACATAACACAAAAGCGATACACTACTAGGCACTAGCTTTAGATACAAAGCAGGACCAtaaagaacagagaaagaaaccaaatcaaatctgaGAAAGAAACCAATTAACTAATTTCACCAAAACCTTAGCGCGTCGGGTTGAAGCATGGCTTGTAGGATTGTCTGGTTTATATCACTAGAAGGAGACGTATTCTTTAGCCATCTTGGCTCGTTACtccatataatattttgaatagaagaggaagtagtagtagtagaagatgaacagaggaagatggagaagaagacgaactgGAAATGGTTGAGTAAAACCAAGAGTTGAGATCAACAGAGGAATGGAGTCCGCCGCCGGTGGAGTATACAGCAGCAGCTCCGATCGAGTCCATCACCGCCGTAATCAGGCCGGCGTAATTGATGACCATCTCGTTTTCTTTACTCGTCACTTTCAGATTTTTAGGTCGTAAAAAGAAAACTtcgttcaaaataaaataaaaaaaattgtaaaaagaagaacaaaaaatctgcattaaaaatagaaatagtaaattaatgatatttgtGAGGCTAAAATTGTCATTTTACAAAGTTTCCTAATCTcctctaaaaattttaaaatgacaagtaaacaaaacaaaactggaGGGAGTATGCATCAAATAATAtactaaaaacatatataatggcATACAGAGTtgcaaaaacatatatagttttttttttaatatttatactactactattgTATATGTTTAACATTAATAATGgttaaaaatcaagaattaaaaataattaaacataattttaatcCGGGACAATTAGTtaagtatatttataaaaatatagattttctatgatattttttttattatcatgtttGCTGGCTAGAGAACGGTAATTATAGATGTTCGATGTGGTGAAGATCAGCTGAGTGAGCAAATAGGTAAAATccatagataaattaataactttaagaagattttagtttttgattaattttttggttaaaattttgtgCTAACAATATTAACATACCAAATATAAGCTTAACATACCAAATATAACTTGTGATGTTATTTGCTGTGATGactttcttcttatcttttcaTAGCCGTTTGTTTATGTAGCGCGTGAAAATCCGTTTAGTTAacagaaaaaaactaataaatttttctttaaaaactatactaaaatttatttttggttaaggTATAGTCTAATCTGATGCAATCTGAACAAACAATAATGCAccatacatatatttttgggAATATGTGtggaaaaataattattgtgctaaaatttgaattcatgcAATGCAAGAACACTTTTAAAGTAGGCATGACCAAAACTTAACCGTAATCATATTTTAGATCATCACCGGACATACCCAAACTGTAACCAGATTGTAATCgtataaaatagtaaaaattgtAACTGTTAACcgtaaatatatggttaaattatatttattgtaaTTATATCAAAACTGTTGGCTAACCAAActgtaaattttaattataattatttttaaatataataaaatataccaagaattatttatttaatatgaatcatatgatatatagatacatgagaattaaaaataaataatattaatcaaatcatatcatatcatcaaataatatcaaatgtATCGTATTATTcctaccaacaaaaaaatttatcatattatttcttatacttttattatattgattggTTAACTATAGTGTAAGATATAACTTAGGAAATGGAgtttatataactatattattagtCTTTTACAGCATACATGTAAATAACACAATTACAttctaaaattagaaaataaagtaTATCCATTGAAAAAAATCCATActatatctttcttctttaaaactcggaaattataaaaaaaaaaagattcaacatcAATCTCTCTTATCTAATGTTTTGAAAATGTCCGATTATGTATGGCCATTAGTTTAAATAATTGTGATACGAAATACTGTTGAACTACAAATGTTTGCTTCACCATCCACTTTACTTGTATTAGTGGATTTCATTCATCAAAGAAACGCTAGAAGCATAGAAATCTCACCCATTACATCAGGGTATAACTGTCATTTCGCTTCACAAACAAATGCCTAAATTTAGACGCACGGACGAAAATGCTCTATCTCTAATTTTTTGTGGCACCAAAGGCCCAACTAGATAATTTTTTGGAAACGTTCACTTGTAAAAATAGTTATTTGTCAAAAAGATAGATTGTTCAGACTTCAGACGTTGTAAGAAAATTGTAttccattaaataaaaataaaatagacgtacttttttttactttttttgaatCTTGTTCTAAATCAGgtagtattttaaatttggtCAGACTTGTCGATAAATCTACTCGAATACCTTTAGCCATATCCCTCCTTATGTGTGTTGACTgatacaataataatttataatcgGTTGAATTGAACTATTTGTCATCGTGGTGGTGTCAAACTGTCAATTGACCGATGCCaattacattgttttttttcttttcgtgaCATAGACTTGAAGCATGTGTAATCAAAGACGGATAAATCAATAAACTTTAATTATTGTCTCCCACTTTAGTTTCACAAACTTTCTCACGCACCCATACAATCCTTAAAGAAATACTTCAGTTGGAACCACCTGATATAATTGTGATCATGTATTAGTACGTACACCAAACCGGTTCAACACTTCATAACCgaatctaaaaccaaattattagATTCCGGTTTAAATGATGAATTGACAAAAAGGGAAAGAagcaaataatgaaaagaaaatgggGGGTGGGTGGGAAGACAGATGAATCGCTATcaacaaaaagagaagcaaagaaaAGATTTGTGGGGGCAAAAGACTAATGCATAAGTGTGCCTTTGAGACTGTGACATTTTTGGCAACTCATGCGTGAAGATGTTTCTTGCCCATTGTTTCGTCTTTCAACATGATTCTTTTAGATATGTATCATCTATTTCTAGggttcctttaaaaaaaaaaaattgcgggTATCAACGTAACTTTCCAAACCAAGTGGTGTTCCACATATAGTGAGATATAGGTTGTCTTATTGATCGAAGACAAAACTTGAGCTAGACAGTACTGACTGGAACATGGTTAATCACTTTATATGTGACTTTTTCAGATACATTAGACTCAGGCCTATTAGAGACCCTATTTCACCATTTTAGTGGCAATATATAAATCATACAGCATACAACATGACAATGTTAGTGATGAGTTCGAACAAATCAGGTAAAACTTTATCacatatttctctatatatgtgACATTTGTAAGTAATTTAGATTTTACTCTTCACAATGTGCAAATCAATCAAT
The sequence above is drawn from the Camelina sativa cultivar DH55 chromosome 4, Cs, whole genome shotgun sequence genome and encodes:
- the LOC104782770 gene encoding protein ROS1-like, producing the protein MREEDPWIPETPMKQTAPIGSNTVEEEAHGKHLGKRRFVGNKDTESLCFSGQIPERTGDTESRRSVAEDEHIIKTPKTKKKHRPKVLKPKKKIHEEEASTNAVRRAPKPRTPKKPVVADSQESKPPMIRTYVRRKKVEDQSTPAAVGDRELLMRKKNESVESPSDNVDEVVADSEESKPPIRTLRTYVRRKKVDSSAVDTSTHARRPLHFELEHGENRSNPDTEQAGQTAVFQKLLVSQESKGWLLPVPKRKRSRHVDVSITQTAKRRRQVEKPTCKPQQKDKKIVVDTRVTVRKKKRITKCVKSQTNQIVVFGGGTGEIVPSTPVKKRRPLPKVDLDDETERVWKLLLEDINSDGTDGAKYWEEERKVFRGRAEAFIARMHLVQGDRRFTPWKGSVVDSVVGVFLTQSVSDHLSSSAFMSLAAHFPVTSVPSSNFDVGTSSTSIQITHLDSEESMSSPPDQSSEISLEGEYHTSYLKLLRGLQGSQEDSNQKSQSDNSRQEVGVSSSVKEKKKSFDWDILRRETEDRTAKREKTATSMDTVDWEAVRRADVNEVAEVIKKRGLHHLLAERIQSFLDRLVKDHGSIDLEWLRDVQPDKGKEYLMSINGLGLKSTECVRLLTLHQLAFPVDTNVGRIAVRLGWVPLQPLPESLQLHLLEMYPVLDSVQKYLWPRLCKFDIKTLYELHYQMITFGKVFCTKTKPNCNACPMRGECKHFASAFASARLALPGTEKGMGTPDKNPMPLYLPEPLHSEQGSKVLNSETANSLKFCEPIIDEPASPEQVSADIEADIEDAFFEDPEEIPTIRLNTDAFTISLKKIMEDIKEVGNMSTALVALTDEAASLPMPKLKNISRLRTEHQVYELPDTHPLLAELEKREPDDPCSYLLAIWTPGETADSIKPAVSKCISQANGKLCDEENCFSCKSIKEAQSQTVRGTILIPCRTAMRGSFPLNGTYFQVNEVFADHASSLKPIDVPRDLIWDLPRKTVYFGTSTTSIFKGLSTYEIQQCFWRGFVCVRGFDRRTRGPKPLIARLHFPGSKLKTQA